CAAGAAAAATGGGCAGGCCCAGAAAGCGGTTGAGAATGATGTTATCCAGCGCGGCCGTGAGGCGGTGCGGTTCGGCGGTAAGGCTGTTGCTGACCGCATCGCAAATCGTCGAAATACTCTGATAACGGGCGTCAACGATGTGCAGCGCCGGGTCGTCAAGCTGGCTTGCAAGCTGTGCCTGGATTTGCGGAAGCCGTGCGGCGGCAGCGCCCGCGATGCCGCGGCTGTAAATATCGCCTTCAAGCATTTGCAGGGCGAGCCAGCGGCGCTGCTGGAGGGTGAGTTCGTGAGGCATCACCGCCGCCAGCGTTTCGGCCGCGTCAACGAGCGGGGCGGGGTAATGCACACGCTCGATAGTCTCGTTGCGCGTGTGACGGTCAAGCGTGAGCTTCAGGCTGTCTATCCCGCGTGCGCGGGTGGAGACCAGCGGCACCACCGGACAGCCGAGGCGTTTCGCCAGCGCGTCGATATCAATGCGAATATTTTGCTTTTCAGCGATATCGAGCATGTTGAGCGCGACCACGCACGGGATGCCGAGCTCCAGCAGTTGCAGCGTCAGGTAGAGGTTGCGCTCAAGGTTGGAGGCGTCCACCACGTTTATCAGCATGTCCGCCTCGCCGCTAAGGATGTAGTGGCAGGCGATCTGTTCATCGAGCGAGGTTTGTGAGGAGATGGTGGTCAGAGAGTAGGTGCCAGGCAAATCGACCAGCGTTACCTGATGATCGGTCGTCGCGAAGCTGCCTTCCTTGCGTTCGACCGTCACGCCGGCCCAGTTGCCCACGCGCTGCCGCGCACCGGTGAGCTGGTTAAACAGCGTGGTTTTGCCGGAGTTCGGATTGCCGATTAAGCCGATGGTTAATTTTTTCATTTGCGTTAACTCAACACAGAAATAGTTCAGCGGGCTGCTTCAACCTGCAAAAGCGCCAGATCTTTTTTTCGCAGCACCAGGCTTACGCGTCGGGTTTCGATATGAATCGGGTCACCCAGCGGAGCCACGCGTTTTACCTCAAACGATGAGCCCGGCAGCATGCCGAGAGACAATAGTTTTTGGCGATAGGCCGGGCTAATTTCCCGGGCGAAACCCGTAATTTTCCAGCTGCTATTAGGTGTGAATTGCATAGGACCTGCTTATTCCGAATGCGCTCAGCGGCGGTGAACCGTGGCGATACAGCGGCCGGGAGCCGATTATTGCGCGGGAAGGCGTTGTTTATCTGCTTAAGATGGTAATGAGAATGGTTTTTATCTTCAATAGAATATTGCAGCGCGGCGAGACTTTCTGAGGTTTATTTGTTCTGGCGCAAAAAAATGCGGCATGGGGTATTTGCAATAAAAGTTTTCAATTTATTTATGCTTTATTTTTCATTTAATTAAATTTAAACGTACAGACAATTTATTCCTGTGCGCGTTCGGCATGTTATTTATTAGTGCCTGTTGTTATTAAAATGAAAAATGTAACCGCGCACATGTTGGCGTTTATTTCCGGATGTGAGGCTTTTTAAGGCGGCGAGGTGTTTTACCTGTCGAAGAAAGGCGGGTGCGCTGCGCTTACCCACCCTACAAACACGCAAACTGCCCGTTATGGTGTGGTGGGTGCGCTGCGCTTACCCACCCTACGGAACCAAAACGCCTGCCGAAACGTAGGGCGGGTAAGCGAAGCGCACCCGCCAATGGCACCCTCCAAAAATAATAAAAAAGGCCGGTTTCCCGGCCTTTCTTGTTCCATAACTGCGGATTACCGCTTTTTACCGAACGCGGCGGCGAGCGCGTCGCTCATCGCGCTGTTGCCGCCTGCGCTGCTGTCGCGCGCCGGTTTACGGTTATTCTGCGCCGGACGCTTCTGCGCCTCGCGGCTACTTCCGCCGCCGCGCCGCGCGTTGCCTTCGCCGGGTTGCTCGTCAAGACGCATGGTTAGCGCGATACGCTTACGCGGCAAATCGACTTCCAGCACTTTCACCTTTACGATATCGCCCGCTTTCACCACGGTGTGCGGATCCTCGACGAATTTGTCGGAGAGCGACGAGATATGCACCAGACCATCCTGATGCACGCCGATATCCACAAACGCGCCGAAATTGGTCACGTTGGTCACCGCGCCTTCCAGCACCATGCCCGGCTGCAGATCGTTCATCGTCTCCACGCCTTCGGCGAACTGAGCGGTTTTGAACTCCGGGCGCGGGTCGCGGCCGGGTTTTTCCAGTTCTTTGATAATGTCGGTCACGGTCGGCACGCCGAAACGCTCATCGGTAAAATCTACCGCCTTCACGTTACGCAACGCGCTGCTGTTGCCCATCAGATCACGCAGCGACTGCTCCGTCGCCGCCAGAATGCGCTCCACCACCGGATAGGCTTCCGGGTGAACCGTTGAGGCGTCGAGTGGGTTATCGCCGTGGTTAATACGCAGGAAGCCCGCGCACTGCTCAAACGCTTTCGGCCCCAGACGGCTGACTTTCAGCAACTGCTGGCGGTTGCGGAACTGACCGTTCTCATCGCGCCAGGCCACAATATTTTGCGCCATCATGCGCGTCAGGCCCGCCACGCGGGTCAGCAGCGGCACCGACGCGGTGTTGAGATCGACGCCCACGGCGTTCACGCAGTCTTCCACCACCGCGTCCAGTTTACGCGCGAGCTGGCTCTGGCTGACGTCATGCTGATACTGGCCCACGCCGATAGATTTCGGGTCGATTTTCACCAGTTCCGCCAGAGGATCCTGCAGACGACGCGCGATAGAGACCGCGCCGCGCAGCGACACATCGAGATCCGGGAACTCCTGCGCCGCCAGCTCAGAGGCGGAATACACCGACGCACCCGCTTCGCTGACAATCACTTTCTGCGCCGTCACTTTCGGGAACTGCTTCTGCACGTCGAGGAAGAAACGCTCGGTTTCGCGCGAGGCGGTGCCGTTGCCGATAGCGACCAGCTCCACATTGTGCTTCTCGCACAGCGTGGCGATGACGACCGCCGCTTTCGCCGCCTGGCCGGTGTGCGGATAGACGGTATCGGTCGCGACCAGTTTGCCGGTGGCGTCAACCACCGCCACTTTAACGCCGGTACGCAGGCCCGGATCGAGGCCCATTGTGGCGCGCAGCCCGGCAGGCGCGGCCATCAGCAGGTCATGCAGGTTACGGGCGAACACGTTAATCGCCTCGTCTTCGGCGCGCTCGCGCAGTGTGCTCATCAGCTCGGTTTCCAGATGCATCAGCACTTTGATGCGCCAGGTCCAGCTCACCACGCCTTTACGCCAGCTGTCGGCCGGGGCGTTATTCAGGCGCAGGCCAAGATGATCGGTAATAATCTGTTCGCAGTAGCTTTCGCGCGGCGGCTCGTCGAATTGCGGGTCAGCGTTCAGCGAGAGCTGCAATACGCCCTCGTTGCGACCGCGGAACATCGCCAGCGCACGGTGCGACGGCACGGTGGCGATCGGTTCGTGATGGGCGAAGTAGTCGCGGAATTTCGCGCCTTCTTCCTCTTTGCCTGGCACCACGGTAGAAACCAGATGCGCGTTTTTCCACAGGTAGTCGCGCACTTTGGCGAGCAGCGCCGCGTCTTCGGCAAAGCGCTCCATCAGGATATAACGCGCGCCGTCGAGCGCGGCTTTGGTGTCGGCCACGCCGTTATCGGCGTTGATAAATTTTGCGGCTTCCGCTTCCGGGTCGTGAGACGGCTCGTTCCACAACAGGTCAGCGAGCGGCTCAAGGCCCGCTTCAATCGCTATCTGCCCGCGAGTACGGCGCTTCGGCTTGTAAGGCAGGTAGAGATCTTCAAGCTCGGTTTTGCTCTGGGTGCCGGTAATGGCCGCCTGAAGTTCATCGGTCAGTTTGCCCTGATCGGCAATCGATTTGAGGATAGCCGCACGGCGCTCTTCGAGTTCGCGCAGATAACCCAGACGCGTCTCCAGCTGGCGCAACTGGGTGTCGTCCAGACCGCCGGTGACCTCCTTACGATAACGTGCGATAAACGGCACGGTGTTCCCTTCATCAAGCAGGCGAATGGCAGCGTCTACCTGTTCAGCCCTGGCCTGAAGCTCACTGGCGATAATACGACTGAGCGAATCATTCATCATGGCAATATCATCTGTTATGTACAAAAAGTCAGGGCACAGTTATACGGACTGAAGGGTAAAAATGCCAGCCGTAGCCGCGCCCGCGGCGGGTTTCGGAGCTATCCGCAAAGGGCTACTTTACATACTCAATGGCGTTTACATACCAGGTGGCTTCGCCGCCCGGCGTCTGGACGGTCGCCACGTCGCCTTCCTCTTTTTTGAGCAGCGCGCGGGCCATAGGGGAGTCGATGGAGATGTAATCTTTGCGCCCGAAAATCTCGTCATAGCCGACGATACGAAAACGCTTCACGTCGCCGTCGTCATTTTCCACCTCAACCCAGGCACCGAAAAAGACTTTGCCTTCCTGCTGCGGCGAATAATCGACGATTTTCAGGTTCTCAAGGCATTTGGTGAGATAGCGCACGCGGCGGTCGATTTCGCGCAGGCGCTTTTTGTTGTACTGGTAATCGGCGTTTTCACTGCGATCGCCAAGACTTGCCGCCCAGGTCACTTTTTTGGTGACTTCGGGCCGCTCCTCGCGCCACAGATAATCGAGCTCTTTTTTCAGTTTTTCGTAGCCTTCGCGGGTTATTAACGGCGTTTTCATCGGCTGGCCTTCGCTGAGAATTTTAACGTCCGTACCTTAGCGGGCGCGGTAGCGAATGTGAAGCGCCTGGCGCGTGAAAACGCGCCTGTTCCACATGCCAGAAACAACCCGGCCAGCATACGAAATGCGCCAGTTCGTTTATGATGAAAGCTGAGGTTAGCAGCGTCGTCATATCGCCCCCTGGGGATACGTCGGTTTTGTGATGAAAAGTGAAGATAAGCTGCTGTTAAATATGCTTTGTAACAATTTCGACTACAATATATACCAGATTTAACTCACCGGCTGACGCACACTTTTTTAGAATGGCGTTACAACTGTTTGAGCCTTTGGGAGTAAACACAATGCAGGAAAATTACAAGATTCTGGTGGTGGATGACGATATGCGCCTGCGCGCGCTGCTTGAGCGTTACCTCACCGAGCAGGGCTTCCAGGTGCGCAGCGTGGCAAACGCCGAACAGATGGACCGCCTACTGACCCGCGAGTCCTTCCACCTGATGGTGCTTGATCTGATGCTTCCTGGTGAAGACGGGCTTTCTATCTGCCGCCGTCTGCGCAGCCAGAGCAACCCGATGCCTATCATCATGGTCACCGCGAAAGGCGAAGAGGTCGATCGTATCGTGGGGCTGGAGATTGGCGCCGACGACTATATTCCTAAACCGTTCAACCCGCGTGAGCTGCTGGCCCGTATCCGCGCGGTTCTGCGCCGTCAGGCCAACGAACTGCCGGGCGCGCCGTCGCAGGAAGAAGCGATTATCGCCTTCGGGAAATTCAAGCTCAATCTCGGTACCCGCGAGATGTTCCGTGAAGATGAGCCGATGCCGCTTACCAGCGGTGAATTCGCCGTCCTGAAAGCGCTGGTCAGCCACCCGCGCGAGCCGCTGTCGCGCGATAAGCTGATGAACCTGGCGCGCGGCCGTGAATACTCCGCGATGGAGCGCTCCATCGACGTGCAGATCTCCCGTCTGCGCCGCATGGTGGAAGAAGATCCGGCGCATCCGCGCTATATCCAGACCGTCTGGGGCCTGGGCTACGTTTTTGTGCCGGACGGCGCTAAAGCATGAGGAAGCTGCGCTTCTCGCCTCGCAGTTCTTTTGCCCGCACGCTGCTTCTTATCGTCACCCTGCTGTTCGCAAGCCTGGTGACGACTTACCTGGTGGTGCTTAACTTCGCCATCCTGCCGAGCCTCCAGCAGTTTAATAAAGTCCTGGCCTACGAAGTGCGTATGCTGATGACCGATAAACTGCAGCTGGAGGACGGGACGCAGCTGGTGGTGCCGCCGGCGTTTCGTCGGGAGATCTACCGCGAGCTGGGGATTTCGCTTTATGCCAACGAGGCGGCGGAAGAGGCGGGTTTGCGCTGGGCGCAGCATTATGAGTTCTTAAGCCAGCAGATGGCGCAGCAGCTTGGCGGCCCGACGGAAGTGCGCGTCGAGGTCAATAAAAGCTCGCCGGTGGTGTGGCTGAAAACCTGGCTGTCGCCCAACATCTGGGTGCGCGTACCGCTCACCGAAATCCATCAGGGCGATTTCTCGCCGCTGTTTCGCTATACGCTCGCGATTATGCTGCTGGCGATTGGCGGGGCCTGGCTGTTTATCCGCATTCAGAACCGGCCGTTGGTGGAGCTGGAGCACGCCGCGCTGCAGGTCGGTAAAGGCATTATTCCGCCGCCGCTGCGCGAATATGGCGCTTCCGAAGTGCGTTCGGTGACGCGCGCGTTTAACCATATGGCGGCAGGCGTGAAGCAACTGGCGGACGACCGCACGCTGCTGATGGCGGGCGTCAGTCACGATTTACGCACGCCGCTGACGCGAATTCGCCTCGCCACCGAAATGATGAGCGAAGGCGACGGCTATCTGGCGGAATCTATCAATAAAGATATCGAAGAGTGCAACGACATCATCGAGCAGTTTATTGACTACCTGCGCACCGGGCAGGAGATGCCGCTGGAAACCGCCGATCTTAACGCGGTGCTGGGCGAGGTGATCGCCTCGGAAAGCGGCTATGAGCGTGAGATAGAAACAGCGCTGCAAAGCGGCGAGATCCCGCTGCGCATTCATCCGCTCTCTATCAAGCGCGCCGTGGCGAATATGGTGGTCAACGCCGCGCGCTACGGTAACGGCTGGATCAAAGTGAGTAGCGGCACGGAACTCAACCGCGCCTGGTTTCAGGTGGAAGATGACGGGCCGGGCATTGAGCCTGCCCAGCTCAAGCACCTGCTGCAGCCGTTTGTGCGCGGCGACAGCGCCCGCAGCACCAGCGGCACCGGGCTGGGGCTCGCGATTGTGCAACGTATTATCGACAATCACCACGGCCTGCTGGATATCGGCAAGAGCGAGCGCGGTGGGTTACGCATTCGCGCCTGGCTGCCGGTGCCGGTAGGCACGACGGTAGTTAAAAACAGCTAGTTTTCTCTTCACGCCATAAAAAAACGGCTCCTTTACGGAGCCGTTTTTACATTTAACCCGTTAGCGCTGTGGGCCTGCGCTCACCAGCGCGGCACCGGCAGGCGTGTCGGTGTATTTCTCAAAGTTGCTGATAAAGAGCTGCGCCAGCTGCTGCGCTTTCTCCTGCCACTGTTCCGGCGAGGCGTAGGTATTGCGTGGGTCGAGAATGCGTTCATCGACGCCCGGCAGACTGGTCGGAATCGCCAGATTAAACAGCGGCAGCGTAAAGGTTTCCGCGTCGTCCAGCGAACCATTGAGGATGGCGTCGATAATCGCGCGGGTATCCTTAATGGAGATGCGTTTGCCGGTGCCGTTCCAGCCGGTATTGACCAGATACGCCTGCGCGCCCGCCGCCTGCATACGTTTTACCAGCACTTCAGAGTACTGCGTCGGGTGAAGCATCAGGAACGCTGCGCCGAAACAGGCCGAGAAGGTCGGCGTCGGCTCGGTCACGCCGCGCTCGGTGCCCGCCAGTTTCGCCGTAAAGCCGGAGAGAAAGTGATACTGCGTCTGGCTGGCCGTCAGGCGCGATACCGGCGGCAGAACGCCGAACGCATCGGCGGTCAGGAAGATAACTTTCGTCGCGTGGCCCGCTTTCGACACCGGCTTCACGATGTTATCGATGTGGTAAATCGGGTAGGAGACGCGGGTGTTTTCGGTTTTAGAGGCATCGTCAAAATCGATGCTGCCGTCGTCACGCACGGTGACGTTTTCCAGCAGCGCGTCGCGTCGAATGGCGTGATAGATATCCGGCTCGGCTTCTTCGGAGAGGCGAATGGTTTTGGCATAGCAGCCGCCCTCGAAGTTAAACACGCCGTCATCGTCCCAGCCGTGTTCGTCATCGCCAATAAGGCGGCGTTTCGGATCGGTGGAAAGCGTCGTCTTGCCGGTGCCGGAGAGGCCAAAGAATACCGCTACATCGCCTTTTTCACCGACGTTCGCCGAGCAGTGCATCGAGGCGATGCCTTTCAGCGGCAGCAGGTAGTTCATAATCGAGAACATGCCTTTTTTCATCTCGCCGCCGTACCAGGTGCCGCCAATCAGCTGCATCCGTTCGGTCAGGTTAAAGGCTACAAAGTTCTCGGAATTCAGCCCCTGCGCCTGCCAGTCCGGGTTCGTGCATTTCGCGCCGTTCATCACGATGAAATCCGGCTCGAAGCCTTCCAGTTCATCATCGGACGGGCGAATAAACATGTTTTTAACGAAATGCGCCTGCCAGGCCACTTCGGTAATAAAACGCACCGACAGGCGGCTGTCCGGATTGGCACCGCAAAAAGCGTCGATGATGAAAAGACGTTTACCGGAGAGCTGCTGCGTCACCAGGCCTTTCAGATGCTGCCAGGTTTCTGGCGTCAGCGGTTTGTTGTCGTTTTTGCCTTTGCCGTTATCGGACCACCACAGCGTATCGCGCGTGGTGTCGTCGCGAACGATGTATTTATCCTTCGGCGAACGGCCGGTAAAAATGCCCGTGTCGACGGCGACCGCACCCAGATCCGTCAGTACCCCGCGCTCGTAACCCTCAAGCGACGGGTCAAGCTCTTCGCGATAAAGGGTGTCGTAATCGGGGTTATAAACCACCTCCTGGACGTCGTTGATACCGTAAGCCTTGAGATCCTGCGGGGTTATGCCTGTAACTCGCATTTCACTGCTCCTTAGCCAATTTATACTATCTGAAAGTGTAGGGTCATTCCGGGGACGTTAACCGCGACAGGCTTCATAGATTTACGTTACTGATGGGTTGCCAGGCGCGCCATAGTGGAAAATTCTGTGAGACCGGTCACGACGGGTCTCAGAGTATGGCAACATTTTATCTGTGTACGCGTTAATTGTTCCGAATATGTTATAAAAGCCACCCGCCAAACCCGCACTTTGTGACTGTAAGCGCTTTCCTGAAGAAAATTATCTTTTCTGTGAAAACCAAAACCGGCGGGGGATCGCACAGGATAAACGGACTTTTGCGAATACGCGCCCGGATCTGGCTAGCGAAACGCGTCTTTTCCCACTTCACGTTCACTTCACGCAGGCGCGTTATCTTCACCGCGTGAATGCATTTTTAAAGGATTATCGTCATGTCTGAACTTCATCCTCTGGCGCCCGCGACGCGCTGGGGCATCGTGATAATTGCCGCGCTCTGCGGCCTGCTGATGTTTTTAACCGGTCCGCACAGCCTGATAGCGATGAGCCAGGGATCGGCGCTGGTGCTGCACTCGCTGGCCATCACACTCTGCGCGAGTGTGGCGCTGGCGGCGACTCGCCTGCGCGCGCTGCGTTTCTGGTGGATGACGGGCGCGCTGCTGGTGCTGGTAGGCGTGATGTCGGGCTGGATGCGCTGGTCTGTTTCGGGCGTCGATGAGCTGGACGCGGGTGAAATGATCGCCACCTGGTATTTCCACCTGGCGGCCACGCTCTTTATGGCGCTCCCCTGGCTGCAGCGTGACAGTACGTCCGGCGCGCCTGTTTCACGTCGTCTGGCGCTGTGGAATAACGGCGTCGCGCTGCTGCTGGCGCTGGCGCTCGCCGGTGTGTTCTGGGGCGTGCTGCTGCTGTGGGCGAAACTCTTTAACGCGGTGGATATCCGCTTCTTTGACATTCTGTTTTTCGACACGCCGCTCTTTGTTTATGTCATGGCGACGGTTTCCGGCGCGGTATGTTTGCTGCTGTGCCGCAGCCAGACGCGCATCACCGAGGCGCTGATGCGTTTTCTGACGCTGGCGGCATCCGGCCTGCTGCCGCTCGCCGCGCTTATCGCGCTGCTGTTTCTCGCGACGCTGCCGTTTGTTGGTCTGAGCGGCCTTGCGGCGCGCACCTCCTGTAACGCCCTGCTGAATACGCTGGCGCTGGTCTTGCTCGCGCTTTCCGGGCTGGCCTGCGCGCCGTCACCGCATAAAGCGCTGCGTCTGCTGAACAACACCGGCGTTATCGTCACACCGCTTTTCTCGGCGCTCGCCGGGTGGTCACTGTGGCTGCGCGTGCAGCAATATGGCTGGACGCCGTGGCGCGTTTACGCGGCGCTTATCACGGCGACGGTGATGTGCTGGGCGGTGTGCGCCACGCTGCAGGCGATTAACCGTATGAAGGGCGATGAACCGGCAGGCGATCGCGGCGGCCGAGTTGTCATGCTCTTCTCGCTCGCGCTGCTGGTTTTAAGCCATACGCCAGTACTCGACCCGTGGCGCATCAGCGTGGAGAGCCAGATGGCGCGTTATGAGAGCGGGGCGCAAAAGGCCGACCTGATGAGTCTTTATATGCTGCAACACGCCGGACGCCGCGGCCAGGCGGCACTGAATGAACTTCGCCATACCCCGGCTTTTATGGCCGATAAAGAGAATCGTCAGGCGCTGCGCGATCTGCTGGACAGCAACTCGACGGTGGCCGATGACGACCTGCGCGACGCCATTACGCTTGCCGCAGGGGCGCAGGCACCTGCAGAGAGCT
This sequence is a window from Cronobacter sakazakii. Protein-coding genes within it:
- the envZ gene encoding two-component system sensor histidine kinase EnvZ, with the translated sequence MRKLRFSPRSSFARTLLLIVTLLFASLVTTYLVVLNFAILPSLQQFNKVLAYEVRMLMTDKLQLEDGTQLVVPPAFRREIYRELGISLYANEAAEEAGLRWAQHYEFLSQQMAQQLGGPTEVRVEVNKSSPVVWLKTWLSPNIWVRVPLTEIHQGDFSPLFRYTLAIMLLAIGGAWLFIRIQNRPLVELEHAALQVGKGIIPPPLREYGASEVRSVTRAFNHMAAGVKQLADDRTLLMAGVSHDLRTPLTRIRLATEMMSEGDGYLAESINKDIEECNDIIEQFIDYLRTGQEMPLETADLNAVLGEVIASESGYEREIETALQSGEIPLRIHPLSIKRAVANMVVNAARYGNGWIKVSSGTELNRAWFQVEDDGPGIEPAQLKHLLQPFVRGDSARSTSGTGLGLAIVQRIIDNHHGLLDIGKSERGGLRIRAWLPVPVGTTVVKNS
- a CDS encoding Tex family protein encodes the protein MMNDSLSRIIASELQARAEQVDAAIRLLDEGNTVPFIARYRKEVTGGLDDTQLRQLETRLGYLRELEERRAAILKSIADQGKLTDELQAAITGTQSKTELEDLYLPYKPKRRTRGQIAIEAGLEPLADLLWNEPSHDPEAEAAKFINADNGVADTKAALDGARYILMERFAEDAALLAKVRDYLWKNAHLVSTVVPGKEEEGAKFRDYFAHHEPIATVPSHRALAMFRGRNEGVLQLSLNADPQFDEPPRESYCEQIITDHLGLRLNNAPADSWRKGVVSWTWRIKVLMHLETELMSTLRERAEDEAINVFARNLHDLLMAAPAGLRATMGLDPGLRTGVKVAVVDATGKLVATDTVYPHTGQAAKAAVVIATLCEKHNVELVAIGNGTASRETERFFLDVQKQFPKVTAQKVIVSEAGASVYSASELAAQEFPDLDVSLRGAVSIARRLQDPLAELVKIDPKSIGVGQYQHDVSQSQLARKLDAVVEDCVNAVGVDLNTASVPLLTRVAGLTRMMAQNIVAWRDENGQFRNRQQLLKVSRLGPKAFEQCAGFLRINHGDNPLDASTVHPEAYPVVERILAATEQSLRDLMGNSSALRNVKAVDFTDERFGVPTVTDIIKELEKPGRDPRPEFKTAQFAEGVETMNDLQPGMVLEGAVTNVTNFGAFVDIGVHQDGLVHISSLSDKFVEDPHTVVKAGDIVKVKVLEVDLPRKRIALTMRLDEQPGEGNARRGGGSSREAQKRPAQNNRKPARDSSAGGNSAMSDALAAAFGKKR
- the pckA gene encoding phosphoenolpyruvate carboxykinase (ATP), coding for MRVTGITPQDLKAYGINDVQEVVYNPDYDTLYREELDPSLEGYERGVLTDLGAVAVDTGIFTGRSPKDKYIVRDDTTRDTLWWSDNGKGKNDNKPLTPETWQHLKGLVTQQLSGKRLFIIDAFCGANPDSRLSVRFITEVAWQAHFVKNMFIRPSDDELEGFEPDFIVMNGAKCTNPDWQAQGLNSENFVAFNLTERMQLIGGTWYGGEMKKGMFSIMNYLLPLKGIASMHCSANVGEKGDVAVFFGLSGTGKTTLSTDPKRRLIGDDEHGWDDDGVFNFEGGCYAKTIRLSEEAEPDIYHAIRRDALLENVTVRDDGSIDFDDASKTENTRVSYPIYHIDNIVKPVSKAGHATKVIFLTADAFGVLPPVSRLTASQTQYHFLSGFTAKLAGTERGVTEPTPTFSACFGAAFLMLHPTQYSEVLVKRMQAAGAQAYLVNTGWNGTGKRISIKDTRAIIDAILNGSLDDAETFTLPLFNLAIPTSLPGVDERILDPRNTYASPEQWQEKAQQLAQLFISNFEKYTDTPAGAALVSAGPQR
- a CDS encoding DUF4153 domain-containing protein; protein product: MSELHPLAPATRWGIVIIAALCGLLMFLTGPHSLIAMSQGSALVLHSLAITLCASVALAATRLRALRFWWMTGALLVLVGVMSGWMRWSVSGVDELDAGEMIATWYFHLAATLFMALPWLQRDSTSGAPVSRRLALWNNGVALLLALALAGVFWGVLLLWAKLFNAVDIRFFDILFFDTPLFVYVMATVSGAVCLLLCRSQTRITEALMRFLTLAASGLLPLAALIALLFLATLPFVGLSGLAARTSCNALLNTLALVLLALSGLACAPSPHKALRLLNNTGVIVTPLFSALAGWSLWLRVQQYGWTPWRVYAALITATVMCWAVCATLQAINRMKGDEPAGDRGGRVVMLFSLALLVLSHTPVLDPWRISVESQMARYESGAQKADLMSLYMLQHAGRRGQAALNELRHTPAFMADKENRQALRDLLDSNSTVADDDLRDAITLAAGAQAPAESWWQWVRKEDTYSVRGCLYEKGSCVVAALDLNHDGQNEVLLCSSDTRSCIVTMRENGQWRQAGWSQEIPSSLTREKFDKALRENQIKGKEKTWQDVEIGGVRIPINYQ
- the ompR gene encoding osmolarity response regulator transcription factor OmpR — encoded protein: MQENYKILVVDDDMRLRALLERYLTEQGFQVRSVANAEQMDRLLTRESFHLMVLDLMLPGEDGLSICRRLRSQSNPMPIIMVTAKGEEVDRIVGLEIGADDYIPKPFNPRELLARIRAVLRRQANELPGAPSQEEAIIAFGKFKLNLGTREMFREDEPMPLTSGEFAVLKALVSHPREPLSRDKLMNLARGREYSAMERSIDVQISRLRRMVEEDPAHPRYIQTVWGLGYVFVPDGAKA
- the feoA gene encoding ferrous iron transporter A, whose protein sequence is MQFTPNSSWKITGFAREISPAYRQKLLSLGMLPGSSFEVKRVAPLGDPIHIETRRVSLVLRKKDLALLQVEAAR
- the greB gene encoding transcription elongation factor GreB, with the translated sequence MKTPLITREGYEKLKKELDYLWREERPEVTKKVTWAASLGDRSENADYQYNKKRLREIDRRVRYLTKCLENLKIVDYSPQQEGKVFFGAWVEVENDDGDVKRFRIVGYDEIFGRKDYISIDSPMARALLKKEEGDVATVQTPGGEATWYVNAIEYVK